One Salvia splendens isolate huo1 chromosome 1, SspV2, whole genome shotgun sequence genomic window, AGGGCCGGCGATGGTGGAAGCAGCTCCGTCTGGGGGAGCCGCTCGACGATGAGATGCGAAGGCGGACAGCGAAGAGGACCGAGGGCTTGATAGGGCAAAGCAGTGAGCTCACTATCGCGAATTCGACGGGCTGGAAACAGGTGGCATTGCCGAGGATAGAAACAGGTGGCGTTGTCGAGGATAGAAACTAGAAGCAGTGAGCTCACTATCGCAAATTCGACGGGCTaaatatttagaaaataattGTGGGTAATAATCCCAGATTAAGTCAAATCGGGAAATCGAGGAAATCTTAAAAAAAGACTGAATCAACcagaatttcatttgttatggacctattttccaaaaaatgaatgttttagaccaaattcgtattttgacTATATGTTTAGAACCAAAATtgactttaataaaaaatttatctacaaataaaattattagaaGTGACAAACATAACGGGCATCCAAATCAAAGCAATGGAACTTCATTAACATAAAGTCACCATAATACAAATATGAAAAACATTTAACCCATTTCAAAAATCTCATTTCATCTCCTCCAAACTATTGTAAGTCAAcactagaaaaaaaaacaaggatTTAACTGAAGCTCACAATCTCTAGACAATGGCATTAGCAGCGCTGGCAATTCTGGGCCACAGATCCGCACATTCCTTTCCAATAGGGCCGGTGATGGCAGAACCTGCAATGAACAAGCATGTGTTCTTTAAGATAGAGAAGCATGCATGTTTTGAAATAATAGTCCATACTCAAACACCTCCAATTGGGACCAACATTCTGAGGTGTAAAGTATGGGGGAAATATGTTATATTTGGGGTTCATTATGCTACAGTAGAAGAGTCACGGGATGCAAATAGTTCATCCACAGGCACAAATGTTTAAGTTCCAAggagtaaagtaggagagaataTAAGTCATAACTAACATTTTGTTATGCAACTAAAAGTATAGTGACAGGAcgtaaaacaaaaaaacacattGATTGGCCAGGAACATATTATGTGTAATGATTCATCATTCATGATAAACAACACTCCAAAGAGCAACATGGGCTCTATTGCAGGCGTTGATCGAATGAATGGAGATCTGGGAATTGGATCCAATATTAACTGCATACCATGTAACAGGCACACACATAATAAACACATACATGCTCTCAACAAAAGGCAAGATGCTTTAAACAGAAAAACTGTTCAAATAGAATGATGTTTAGTCCAAGAAACTTCAATTACTATACCTTTCATTTCACCCTTAGGATTGACAATAACTCCAGCATTATCTGCAAGTAGAGAAAACAGGCCATTGGTTGGATATATGTCTTTCACTCAAATTTAACTTAACTAACTGGTAAGCAAACAGGTCAGTACTCTCAAATGCAAAAACTCAATACAAATAATTATGTTACAATGTTAGCAGACCAACTAAAAGgcttattatttttaaatgcactcactaaaatttaatttcaaaggAAACTGAATTAATCATGCAATTCAAGTGAATATCCAAAAATGTCTCTCAGTAAAGATTACTAAGGGTATCTAAATATCTTTAAAAAGTTACCgatattcaaatcaaaataGAAGAATTAGTTGAATGATAGTGTTTGATAAAGGGGAGATAAAACCAAAGCTATAGCTTACCAGTGAAACACCTAAGCTACGCGAAAGATCAAAATTCCACTTCAACAAAAGCAATGAAATGCTACCATTCTATCAACAGAGGCTTgtaaacaaaaaatcaaagaaaactCGAAAAAATTAGGGTTAGCTTTAAATTTACCTTCAAAGTACATGAAGACTCCGTCCTTTCGGCGCCACGGCTTGCGCTGGCGGACGATGACGGCGGGCATAACCTTCTTACGAAGATCGGGCTTCCCCTTCTTCACAGTCGCCATAACCATGTCGCCGACGCAGGCGGAGGGAAGCCTGTTGAGGCGACCCTTGATCCCCTTCACCGAAATGATGTAGAGGTTCTTCGCGCCGGTGTTGTCGGCGCAATTCACGGTCGCCGCCACCGGCAGACCAAGCGACATCCGGAACTTGTTTCCGGCGGATCCACCGCGCCCTGCGACCATAAAATCATGACATGAGCACCATACATTTGGACAATGAGGTATGAAATTTGAATAAATCCGGTAATTGATCGGCCGATCGTACCTCGCTTCGACATTTTTGCAGCTCTCCTCTAGAAAGAAGTGAGGTCCGAGGAGCTGGGGTTTTGTATGTGAAATCACAAGCACGTGTAGTGTGGGCTAGGGTTTCTTGCTGTGGGCTTAGAGAGTTGGGCCTAATCACTGGATAAACTAAAAAAGGTATAATCACGACTtataatacaaaattggtaaaataataaaaagattgAGATAAAAAAATTGTTAGAATATTATTATGTGAAAATAAATCGCACGCCAGTGAATAGAAAAACTTACcaaaattagatatatattaattttgatggactatccaaaataaaaaaaatgaaaatattttcatgAACAAAGGTAGTAACAATTATATAGACCAAACTCACGAAATGATTTCTTAGAAGGAATGTTCTTGTAAAATTCTCAATCGCTTACTAGAATCAACAGCGTAAccaagacaaataaaaaaagacttCAAACTTTTACATGTTCCACGTTCTTCTAATTTGTTGATAAATTACACGAATTAAAAACTTAAATTACACTCctacattttatatttaaaacattattatgagattttaaattttaataaaattgcaTCCTATTGGTTCACAATAAGATGAAAAAGACACTAACGTACGAGTTACgacattaatttataaatttaaatcatCATCCAAATAGAAATTTTGATAAATTGAATAATGTTTTTTATCTTGAAAAATACATTACAAAAATCTGCAGTATCTTTGCATTCGGTAAAATC contains:
- the LOC121800717 gene encoding 60S ribosomal protein L23 gives rise to the protein MSKRGRGGSAGNKFRMSLGLPVAATVNCADNTGAKNLYIISVKGIKGRLNRLPSACVGDMVMATVKKGKPDLRKKVMPAVIVRQRKPWRRKDGVFMYFEDNAGVIVNPKGEMKGSAITGPIGKECADLWPRIASAANAIV